One region of Mycolicibacterium insubricum genomic DNA includes:
- the metK gene encoding methionine adenosyltransferase, producing the protein MGESGRLFTSESVTEGHPDKICDAISDSILDSLLTDDPKSRVAVETAVTTGQVHVIGEVTTSAREAFANINATVRERIREIGYDSSEKGFDYETCGVNIGIGAQSPDIAQGVDTAYETRVEGESDPLDLQGAGDQGLMFGYANTDTPEYMPLPIALAHRLSRRLTKVRKDGVLDYLRPDGKTQVTIAYDGNTALRLDTVVLSTQHADGVDLVGGLTPAIRETVVDVVLAELGHETLDTSDFKLLVNPTGKFVIGGPMGDAGLTGRKIIVDTYGGFARHGGGAFSGKDPSKVDRSAAYAMRWVAKNVVAAGLAERAEVQVAYAIGKAAPVGLFVETFGTENFDPARIQKAITSVFDLRPGAIVRDLDLLRPIYAQTAAYGHFGRDDLDLPWERLDKVDDLKASV; encoded by the coding sequence GTGGGCGAAAGTGGTCGGCTGTTCACCAGCGAGTCGGTGACCGAGGGACATCCGGACAAGATTTGCGACGCGATCAGTGACTCGATCCTGGATTCGCTGCTGACCGACGATCCCAAGTCCCGGGTGGCCGTCGAGACCGCGGTGACCACCGGCCAGGTCCACGTCATCGGCGAGGTGACCACCTCGGCGCGCGAGGCGTTCGCCAACATCAACGCCACCGTCCGCGAGCGGATCCGCGAAATCGGCTACGACTCCTCGGAGAAGGGCTTCGACTACGAGACCTGCGGCGTCAACATCGGCATCGGCGCGCAGTCCCCGGACATCGCCCAGGGCGTGGACACCGCCTATGAGACCCGCGTCGAGGGCGAAAGCGACCCGCTGGACCTGCAGGGCGCCGGCGACCAGGGCCTGATGTTCGGCTACGCCAACACCGACACCCCCGAGTACATGCCGCTGCCGATCGCGCTCGCGCACCGGCTGTCGCGGCGGCTGACCAAGGTCCGCAAGGACGGGGTGCTGGACTACCTGCGCCCGGACGGCAAGACCCAGGTCACCATCGCCTACGACGGCAACACCGCGCTGCGCCTGGACACCGTGGTGCTGTCCACCCAGCACGCCGACGGTGTGGACCTGGTCGGCGGGCTGACCCCGGCCATCCGGGAGACCGTGGTCGACGTGGTGCTGGCCGAGCTGGGCCACGAGACCCTGGACACCTCGGACTTCAAACTGCTGGTCAACCCGACCGGAAAGTTCGTCATCGGCGGACCGATGGGCGACGCGGGACTCACCGGCCGCAAGATCATCGTCGACACCTACGGCGGGTTCGCCCGCCACGGCGGCGGCGCCTTCTCCGGCAAGGACCCATCCAAGGTGGACCGCTCGGCCGCCTACGCCATGCGCTGGGTCGCCAAGAACGTGGTGGCCGCCGGCCTGGCCGAGCGGGCCGAGGTGCAGGTCGCCTACGCGATCGGCAAGGCTGCCCCGGTCGGGCTGTTCGTCGAGACCTTCGGCACCGAGAACTTCGACCCGGCGCGCATCCAGAAGGCCATCACCAGCGTCTTCGACCTGCGCCCCGGCGCGATCGTGCGCGACCTGGACCTGCTGCGCCCGATCTACGCGCAGACCGCCGCCTACGGCCACTTCGGCCGCGACGACCTGGATCTGCCGTGGGAGCGCCTCGACAAGGTCGATGACCTGAAGGCTTCTGTTTAA
- the pyrF gene encoding orotidine-5'-phosphate decarboxylase, translated as MTGSFGDRLAAAMAERGPLCLGIDPHPELLAAWGLSADADGLARFADVCVRAYSGFAIVKPQVAFFEAYGAAGFAVLERTIAALRAAGVLVLADAKRGDIGSTMAAYAQAWAGDSPLAADAVTASPYLGFGSLRPLLDTAAAHGRGVFVLAATSNPEGASVQQARTEDGRTLAQAMVDAAAAENRDAGVLGSVGVVVGATLSVVPDVSALRGPVLVPGVGAQGGRPEDLAGLGGALPGQLLPAVSREVLRAGPDAAAIRAAAETLRDAVSHLL; from the coding sequence ATGACCGGCTCGTTCGGGGACCGGCTGGCCGCGGCCATGGCCGAGCGCGGGCCGCTGTGCCTGGGCATCGACCCGCACCCGGAGCTGCTCGCGGCATGGGGACTCTCGGCCGACGCCGACGGGCTGGCCCGCTTCGCCGACGTCTGCGTGCGGGCTTATTCCGGGTTCGCGATCGTCAAACCCCAGGTGGCGTTCTTCGAGGCCTACGGCGCGGCCGGGTTCGCGGTGCTGGAACGCACCATCGCCGCGCTGCGCGCCGCCGGGGTACTCGTGCTGGCGGACGCCAAACGCGGCGACATCGGGTCCACCATGGCCGCCTACGCGCAGGCCTGGGCGGGGGACTCGCCACTGGCCGCCGACGCCGTGACGGCTTCCCCGTACCTCGGGTTCGGCTCACTGCGGCCGCTGCTGGACACCGCCGCCGCCCACGGGCGCGGTGTGTTCGTGCTGGCCGCCACGTCGAACCCGGAGGGCGCGAGCGTGCAGCAAGCCCGCACCGAGGACGGCCGCACGCTGGCACAGGCGATGGTCGACGCCGCGGCCGCGGAGAACCGCGACGCGGGTGTGCTGGGTTCGGTGGGCGTGGTGGTCGGCGCGACGCTGTCGGTGGTGCCCGACGTCTCGGCGCTGCGCGGACCGGTGCTGGTGCCGGGTGTCGGCGCCCAGGGTGGCCGGCCGGAGGATCTCGCGGGCCTGGGTGGCGCGCTACCCGGTCAGCTGCTGCCCGCGGTGTCGCGGGAGGTGCTGCGCGCCGGCCCGGACGCCGCCGCCATCCGCGCCGCCGCGGAGACCCTGCGCGACGCCGTCTCTCACCTGTTGTAG
- the mihF gene encoding integration host factor, actinobacterial type, whose amino-acid sequence MALPQLTDEQRAAALEKAAAARRARAELKDRLKRGGTNLKQVLKDAETDEVLGKMKVSALLEALPKVGKVKAQEIMTELEIAPTRRLRGLGDRQRKALLEKFDQG is encoded by the coding sequence GTGGCCCTTCCCCAGTTGACCGACGAACAGCGCGCAGCTGCGTTGGAGAAGGCTGCTGCCGCACGTCGCGCGCGGGCCGAGCTCAAGGACCGGCTCAAGCGTGGTGGCACCAACCTCAAGCAGGTGCTCAAGGACGCCGAGACCGATGAGGTCTTGGGCAAGATGAAGGTCTCTGCGCTGCTGGAGGCCCTGCCCAAGGTGGGCAAGGTCAAGGCGCAGGAGATCATGACCGAGCTGGAGATCGCCCCCACCCGCCGCCTGCGCGGTCTGGGCGACCGTCAGCGCAAGGCTCTGCTGGAGAAATTCGATCAGGGCTGA
- the gmk gene encoding guanylate kinase, with translation MTDSAAGGPDGTAPGRVVVLSGPSAVGKSSVVARLRAALPELYFSVSATTRDPRPGEVEGVDYHFVSPAEFDRLIRDGELLEWAEIHGGLQRSGTPAAPVYDAARAGRPVLIEVDLAGARAVKEILPEALTVFLAPPNFEVLRERLTGRGTEPADVQARRLETARAELAAQGDFDTVVVNTQLESACAELVSLLVDPGAAAAD, from the coding sequence CTGACCGATAGCGCCGCCGGGGGACCGGACGGCACCGCACCCGGACGGGTGGTGGTGCTGTCCGGTCCCTCCGCGGTCGGGAAGTCCTCGGTGGTCGCCCGGCTGCGTGCCGCGTTGCCCGAGCTGTACTTCTCGGTCTCGGCGACAACCCGTGACCCCCGGCCCGGCGAGGTCGAGGGCGTCGACTACCACTTCGTCAGCCCGGCCGAATTCGATCGTCTGATCCGCGACGGCGAGCTTCTGGAGTGGGCGGAGATCCACGGTGGCCTGCAACGATCGGGCACCCCGGCCGCCCCGGTGTACGACGCGGCCCGGGCCGGACGGCCCGTGCTCATCGAGGTGGACCTGGCCGGCGCCCGCGCGGTCAAGGAGATCCTGCCCGAGGCGCTGACGGTCTTTCTGGCGCCACCCAACTTCGAGGTGCTGCGCGAACGGCTGACCGGCCGCGGCACCGAACCGGCCGACGTCCAGGCGCGGCGGTTGGAGACCGCACGCGCCGAACTGGCCGCCCAGGGCGACTTCGACACCGTCGTCGTCAACACGCAATTGGAGTCGGCCTGCGCCGAATTGGTATCCTTGCTGGTGGATCCCGGCGCCGCTGCCGCCGACTGA
- the rpoZ gene encoding DNA-directed RNA polymerase subunit omega, with protein MSADQAEGGAGYIGSYDPPLGITNPPIDELLDRTSSKYALVIYAAKRARQINDYYNQLGDGILEYVGPLVEPGLQEKPLSIAMREIHGDLLEHAEGE; from the coding sequence CTGTCCGCCGACCAGGCCGAGGGCGGCGCGGGTTACATCGGCTCCTACGACCCCCCGCTGGGCATCACCAACCCGCCGATCGACGAGCTGCTGGACCGCACGTCGAGCAAGTACGCCCTGGTCATCTACGCCGCCAAGCGTGCGCGCCAGATCAACGACTACTACAACCAGCTCGGCGACGGGATCCTGGAGTACGTCGGCCCGCTGGTCGAGCCGGGCCTGCAGGAGAAGCCGCTGTCGATCGCCATGCGCGAGATCCACGGCGACCTGCTCGAGCACGCCGAAGGCGAGTAG
- the coaBC gene encoding bifunctional phosphopantothenoylcysteine decarboxylase/phosphopantothenate--cysteine ligase CoaBC — translation MGKRIVVGVAGGIAAYKACALIRAFTEAGHQVRVIPTESALNFVGAATFEALSGQPVHTGVFTEIPEVAHVRLGQQADLVVVAPATADLLSRAAAGRADDLLTATLLTAHCPVLFAPAMHTEMWLHPATVDNVATLRRHGAVVLDPAAGRLTGVDRGPGRLPEPDEIAALAELLLARADALPRDLDGRRLLITAGGTREPLDPVRFIGNRSSGKQGYAVARVAAQRGAEVTLIATNATALPDPAGVAMVRVGSAAELADAVAKLAPESDALVMAAAVADFRPVHVADAKMKKGADSEPSGIELVRNPDVLAGAVSARADGQLPKLSVIVGFAAETGDENGDVLFHARAKLARKGCDVLVVNAVGDGKAFEMDHNAGWLLFADGTESVLEHGSKTEMASRIVDAVAGLLRG, via the coding sequence ATGGGCAAGCGGATCGTCGTCGGAGTCGCCGGTGGCATCGCGGCCTACAAGGCCTGCGCGCTGATCCGGGCCTTCACCGAGGCCGGTCATCAGGTCCGGGTGATCCCGACCGAATCGGCGCTGAACTTCGTCGGCGCCGCCACCTTCGAGGCGCTCAGCGGCCAACCCGTGCACACCGGGGTGTTCACCGAGATTCCCGAGGTCGCCCACGTGCGCCTCGGGCAGCAGGCCGACCTGGTCGTCGTCGCACCCGCCACCGCAGACCTGCTGTCGCGGGCGGCCGCCGGCCGGGCTGATGACCTGCTGACCGCCACCCTGCTGACCGCGCACTGCCCGGTGCTGTTCGCCCCGGCCATGCACACCGAGATGTGGCTGCACCCGGCCACCGTCGACAACGTCGCCACCCTGCGGCGCCACGGCGCCGTCGTGCTCGATCCCGCGGCGGGCCGGCTCACCGGCGTCGACAGGGGCCCGGGGCGCCTGCCCGAGCCCGACGAGATCGCCGCCCTGGCCGAGCTGCTGCTGGCCCGCGCCGACGCCCTGCCGCGCGATCTGGACGGCCGTCGGCTGCTGATCACCGCGGGCGGCACCCGCGAGCCGCTGGATCCGGTCCGGTTCATCGGCAACCGCAGCTCCGGCAAGCAGGGCTACGCCGTGGCCCGCGTCGCCGCCCAGCGCGGCGCCGAGGTCACCCTGATCGCCACCAACGCCACCGCCCTGCCCGACCCGGCCGGGGTTGCTATGGTGCGCGTCGGCTCGGCCGCCGAACTTGCCGACGCCGTCGCCAAGCTGGCCCCGGAATCCGACGCGCTGGTGATGGCCGCCGCCGTCGCCGACTTCCGGCCGGTGCACGTCGCCGACGCCAAGATGAAAAAGGGCGCAGACTCCGAACCCTCGGGGATCGAACTCGTCCGCAACCCCGACGTACTGGCCGGGGCGGTATCGGCGCGGGCCGACGGCCAGCTGCCGAAACTGTCGGTGATCGTCGGGTTCGCCGCCGAGACCGGCGACGAGAACGGCGACGTGCTGTTCCACGCCCGGGCCAAGCTCGCCCGCAAGGGCTGTGACGTGCTGGTGGTCAATGCCGTCGGGGACGGCAAGGCGTTCGAGATGGACCACAACGCGGGCTGGTTGCTGTTTGCCGACGGCACCGAATCGGTGCTGGAACACGGCTCGAAGACCGAGATGGCCAGTCGCATCGTCGATGCGGTCGCCGGATTGCTGCGCGGCTGA